Proteins encoded by one window of Anopheles maculipalpis chromosome 2RL, idAnoMacuDA_375_x, whole genome shotgun sequence:
- the LOC126557458 gene encoding uncharacterized protein CG45076 isoform X2, with protein sequence MVYESDFYSTRRVGSSYTRPTISSYTVTTPLRYTGVPRFNTITTTTTTTYRTPMPYVAHKRLVPVTRVVTSPPRIVVSPLRVLGSPVRVISSPVRVLGSPVRTVRAIRSPARVIVSPARVVTIRSPYLRPSIINKEFDRIERKYRASPVSSALEQYYNSPSYLEFEDEKRDIRNSTALLLRQLNDPVPRLMAPIAQAAPEPNPKKWVYDPFSAHNRLNSDTYVKSHITDPIRSVRNDIEAMARYHSPASRYVGKLNPVRPTRKFNNPKLYDDPTDSKLKDKQEKIERVAELNKVRYEPVNLERERLKLLEEAKKKEEAAAEREKIRQEEQARKEEEARLAAEEAERRRIEEERLAEEARLAEEARLAEEARLAEEARLAEEARLVEEAKKAEEKKKKAAEKKKKEEEDKKKKEAEEKKRKEEEEKKRKEEEEKKRKEEEERKRKEAEEAARKAAEEEAARKAAEEEAARKAAEEEAARKVAEEEARKAAEEEQSRITEAQKVREDELARLNELEKQAIEENNEELLKEIAELKAIAQSDEELLKRQAAKLEETGAPVEGEAAPAEEAAPVAEAAPVEAAPAEEAPVADAAPTEESKTEESPAAAAE encoded by the exons ACTCCACTGCGATACACCGGAGTGCCACGT TTCAACacgatcaccaccaccactaccacgaCGTACCGCACACCGATGCCGTACGTTGCGCACAAGCGGCTCGTTCCAGTGACGCGAGTCGTCACGTCACCGCCGCGGATCGTGGTATCCCCGTTGCGGGTGCTGGGGTCGCCGGTACGCGTTATCAGCTCGCCGGTTCGCGTGCTCGGTTCGCCGGTACGCACCGTGCGTGCGATCCGTTCGCCGGCCCGCGTCATCGTATCGCCGGCTCGGGTCGTCACGATCCGCTCGCCCTATCTACGACCGTCGATCATCAACAAAGAATTCGATCGCATTGAACGTAAATATCGCGCTAGTCCTGTAAGTAGTGCCCTAGAGCAGTATTACAACTCGCCCTCATACTTG GAATTTGAGGACGAGAAGCGTGATATCCGCAACTCGACCGCACTGCTGCTGCGCCAGCTGAACGATCCCGTTCCACGCCTGATGGCTCCGATCGCACAGGCAGCTCCAGAACCGAA CCCCAAGAAGTGGGTGTACGATCCGTTCTCCGCCCACAACCGCCTGAACAGTGACACCTACGTCAAGAGCCACATTACCGATCCGATTCGCAGCGTTCGTAACGATATCGAGGCCATGGCCAGATATCATTCGCCAGCGTCCCGCTATGTCG GAAAATTAAATCCAGTTCGTCCGACGCGCAAGTTCAACAACCCGAAGCTGTACGACGATCCGACCGATTCGAAGCTGAAGGACAAGCAGGAAAAGATCGAACGCGTTGCCGAGCTGAACAAGGTTCGCTACGAACCGGTCAACCTGGAGAGGGAGCGTCTGAAGCTGCTGGaggaagccaagaagaaggaggaagC TGCTGCCGAACGCGAAAAGATTCGCCAGGAGGAGCAGGCGCGCAAGGAGGAGGAAGCACGCCTGGCCGCCGAAGAAGCGGAACGTCGTCGCATTGAAGAGGAGCGTTTGGCTGAAGAGGCCCGTTTGGCTGAGGAAGCTCGACTGGCAGAGGAAGCCCGGCTGGCCGAGGAAGCCCGACTAGCCGAGGAAGCTCGTCTGGTTGAAGAAGCCAAGAAG GctgaagagaagaagaagaaggcggccgagaagaagaagaaggaagaggaggataagaagaagaaggaagccgaagaaaagaaacgaaaggaggaggaagaaaagaaacgcaaggaagaagaagagaagaagcgCAAGGAAGAGGAAGAGCGCAAGCGTAAGGAAGCGGAGGAAGCCGCCCGCAAGGCAGCGGAAGAAGAAGCCGCCCGTAAGGCGGCCGAAGAGGAAGCTGCCCGCAAGGCCGCCGAAGAGGAAGCCGCCCGTAAGGTTGCGGAGGAGGAAGCACGCAAGGCAGCGGAAGAGGAGCAGAGCCGCATCACCGAGGCACAGAAGGTGCGTGAGGACGAGCTGGCGCGGTTGAACGAGCTCGAGAAGCAGGCGATCGAGGAAAACAACGAGGAGCTATTAAAGGAGATTGCCGAACTGAAGGCGATTGCACAGTCGGACGAAGAGCTGCTGAAGCGTCAGGCGGCCAAGCTCGAGGAGACGGGTGCACCGGTTGAAGGTGAAGCTGCCCCGGCGGAGGAAGCTGCCCCGGTCGCTGAGGCTGCCCCCGTAGAAGCGGCCCCGGCCGAAGAGGCCCCGGTCGCTGACGCTGCCCCCACCGAGGAGAGCAAGACTGAGGAAAgtcctgctgctgccgccgagTGA